A window from Mauremys reevesii isolate NIE-2019 linkage group 9, ASM1616193v1, whole genome shotgun sequence encodes these proteins:
- the FUNDC2 gene encoding FUN14 domain-containing protein 2, with protein sequence MGEEEEEELVSRVELRSCASLIRQQQEAKRRRWARQRARGMAAGGAKKEDSCEVLDLAEYTKNQPWWRKLFGQSSGSSAEKYNVATQLVIGGVTGWCTGFIFQKVGKLAATAVGGGFFLLQIANHTGYIKVDWKLVEQDVSKAKEQLKFQSSGSKLSPEVKSRVDEVITFLKKNVILTGGFAGGFLLGMSS encoded by the exons atgggggaggaggaggaggaggagcttgtgTCACGTGTCGAGCTCCGCTCCTGCGCCTCGCTCAtccggcagcagcaggaggcgaAGCGCCggcgctgggctcggcagcgagCGCGCGGGATGGCGGCGGGCGGAG CAAAGAAAGAGGACTCCTGCGAGGTGCTGGACCTGGCAGAGTACACCAAGAATCAGCCCTGGTGGCGCAAGCTCTTCGGGCAGAGCTCTGGTTCAAGTGCTGAAAAATACAATGTAGCAACTCAGCTGGTGATTGGAGGAGTCACTGGATG GTGTACTGGCTTCATCTTTCAGAAGGTTGGAAAGCTGGCAGCAACAGCAGTGGGTGGTGGCTTTTTCCTACTTCAG ATTGCGAACCACACGGGATACATCAAAGTGGACTGGAAGCTAGTAGAGCAGGACGTGAGCAAAGCCAAGGAGCAGCTGAAATTTCAAAGCAGTGGCAGCAAACTGTCCCCAGAAGTTAAAAGCAGAGTTGATGAG gtaATAACATTTCTGAAGAAGAACGTTATCCTGACTGGAGGGTTTGCTGGGGGATTCCTGCTTGGAATGTCTTCATAG